The following are encoded in a window of Harmonia axyridis chromosome 7, icHarAxyr1.1, whole genome shotgun sequence genomic DNA:
- the LOC123684178 gene encoding uncharacterized protein LOC123684178 isoform X3 yields the protein MNCSILRNSAIFILALISKEVYGCICPTCYHDLCCNRKVENDLIEKKAEQSFFPAYVDILKCVLCVTVSSTKSIFNNFVKRTNLIFTTGKICKYKPPPSLFETLAIWTGALKEDGNEDEIWVSQKLFMLASTIIFSMLFLHHGQNWVSKLVKIVEFGKYRICVHHKEIMMDRDSSSLSLASCKSQLD from the exons ATGAATTGTTCCATCTTGAGAAATAGTGCAATATTTATTTTAGCCCTTATTTCAAAAGAAGTATATGGTTGTATTTGTCCAACATGTTATCACG ACCTTTGTTGTAACAGAAAAGTGGAAAATGacttaatagaaaaaaaagcAGAGCAGTCATTCTTTCCAGCCTATGTAGATATTCTTAAATGTGTACTATGTGTGACAGTTTCTTCCACCAAatctattttcaataatttcgtaAAA AGGACAAATCTTATTTTCACGACTGGAAAGATATGCAAATATAAACCTCCTCCATCATTATTCGAAACGTTGGCAATATGGACTGGAGCATTGAAAGAAGACGGGAATGAGGATGAAATCTGGGTTTCTCAGAAACTTTTTATGCTGGCATCTACTATCATTTTCTCA ATGCTATTTTTACACCACGGACAAAATTGGGTTTCAAAATTAGtgaaaattgtggaattcggaAAGTATAGAATTTGTGTCCATCATAAAGAGATTATGATGGATAGAGACTCTTCATCACTATCTCTGGCATCTTGTAAATCTCAATTGGATTAA
- the LOC123684178 gene encoding uncharacterized protein LOC123684178 isoform X2, protein MNCSILRNSAIFILALISKEVYGCICPTCYHGNLCCNRKVENDLIEKKAEQSFFPAYVDILKCVLCVTVSSTKSIFNNFVKRTNLIFTTGKICKYKPPPSLFETLAIWTGALKEDGNEDEIWVSQKLFMLASTIIFSMLFLHHGQNWVSKLVKIVEFGKYRICVHHKEIMMDRDSSSLSLASCKSQLD, encoded by the exons ATGAATTGTTCCATCTTGAGAAATAGTGCAATATTTATTTTAGCCCTTATTTCAAAAGAAGTATATGGTTGTATTTGTCCAACATGTTATCACGGTA ACCTTTGTTGTAACAGAAAAGTGGAAAATGacttaatagaaaaaaaagcAGAGCAGTCATTCTTTCCAGCCTATGTAGATATTCTTAAATGTGTACTATGTGTGACAGTTTCTTCCACCAAatctattttcaataatttcgtaAAA AGGACAAATCTTATTTTCACGACTGGAAAGATATGCAAATATAAACCTCCTCCATCATTATTCGAAACGTTGGCAATATGGACTGGAGCATTGAAAGAAGACGGGAATGAGGATGAAATCTGGGTTTCTCAGAAACTTTTTATGCTGGCATCTACTATCATTTTCTCA ATGCTATTTTTACACCACGGACAAAATTGGGTTTCAAAATTAGtgaaaattgtggaattcggaAAGTATAGAATTTGTGTCCATCATAAAGAGATTATGATGGATAGAGACTCTTCATCACTATCTCTGGCATCTTGTAAATCTCAATTGGATTAA
- the LOC123684178 gene encoding uncharacterized protein LOC123684178 isoform X5, whose amino-acid sequence MLSRKVENDLIEKKAEQSFFPAYVDILKCVLCVTVSSTKSIFNNFVKRTNLIFTTGKICKYKPPPSLFETLAIWTGALKEDGNEDEIWVSQKLFMLASTIIFSMLFLHHGQNWVSKLVKIVEFGKYRICVHHKEIMMDRDSSSLSLASCKSQLD is encoded by the exons ATGTTATCACG AAAAGTGGAAAATGacttaatagaaaaaaaagcAGAGCAGTCATTCTTTCCAGCCTATGTAGATATTCTTAAATGTGTACTATGTGTGACAGTTTCTTCCACCAAatctattttcaataatttcgtaAAA AGGACAAATCTTATTTTCACGACTGGAAAGATATGCAAATATAAACCTCCTCCATCATTATTCGAAACGTTGGCAATATGGACTGGAGCATTGAAAGAAGACGGGAATGAGGATGAAATCTGGGTTTCTCAGAAACTTTTTATGCTGGCATCTACTATCATTTTCTCA ATGCTATTTTTACACCACGGACAAAATTGGGTTTCAAAATTAGtgaaaattgtggaattcggaAAGTATAGAATTTGTGTCCATCATAAAGAGATTATGATGGATAGAGACTCTTCATCACTATCTCTGGCATCTTGTAAATCTCAATTGGATTAA
- the LOC123684178 gene encoding uncharacterized protein LOC123684178 isoform X1: MNCSILRNSAIFILALISKEVYGCICPTCYHGILDLCCNRKVENDLIEKKAEQSFFPAYVDILKCVLCVTVSSTKSIFNNFVKRTNLIFTTGKICKYKPPPSLFETLAIWTGALKEDGNEDEIWVSQKLFMLASTIIFSMLFLHHGQNWVSKLVKIVEFGKYRICVHHKEIMMDRDSSSLSLASCKSQLD, encoded by the exons ATGAATTGTTCCATCTTGAGAAATAGTGCAATATTTATTTTAGCCCTTATTTCAAAAGAAGTATATGGTTGTATTTGTCCAACATGTTATCACGGTA TTTTAGACCTTTGTTGTAACAGAAAAGTGGAAAATGacttaatagaaaaaaaagcAGAGCAGTCATTCTTTCCAGCCTATGTAGATATTCTTAAATGTGTACTATGTGTGACAGTTTCTTCCACCAAatctattttcaataatttcgtaAAA AGGACAAATCTTATTTTCACGACTGGAAAGATATGCAAATATAAACCTCCTCCATCATTATTCGAAACGTTGGCAATATGGACTGGAGCATTGAAAGAAGACGGGAATGAGGATGAAATCTGGGTTTCTCAGAAACTTTTTATGCTGGCATCTACTATCATTTTCTCA ATGCTATTTTTACACCACGGACAAAATTGGGTTTCAAAATTAGtgaaaattgtggaattcggaAAGTATAGAATTTGTGTCCATCATAAAGAGATTATGATGGATAGAGACTCTTCATCACTATCTCTGGCATCTTGTAAATCTCAATTGGATTAA
- the LOC123684177 gene encoding KIF-binding protein-like, translated as MANDLLNENALKEMGAIFDNLSVYLYKEKQTNENDQNVENKDSDVVNGYFEQLLEKIEGYLTASENSSQEFVKILSMKASLLYEKAKMRLLRESCTDALQTLQSTLKLIEDYADHDYIIFLYLRIVNHVSYLLSKDGKLEEARTLLETILYKEYSPDIVVYSTEDLFKVDEPDPMLCRLKFNKLMLNNIQMLGWIYGKLGFQDLHAFMEHLYLQKQLDIDDLNIINWTSKCCRLVIIYLTTNNWIYARYYLASVGALLAQKTTDSKLTIEPQAKVSLSKAWIHYGLHLFSASKKKLLEKMYDNENDATDIEEKPPFQVLEQHKFRGLQVTIPNIPANYITNTQDARTLFVHTQNWLKHIRTFYTLRDYPLQYVNAVLDLSELYRFLAFYETDLESQYNVQKRRSETLEALSTLLREVRPSCYTAVSIELWRELAEVQIEMMGINLKRLYTFECEQETVGNIKKRIEAVSEVHDKLESIGDTILTVQPNETEVENQELNLSSGESCQ; from the exons ATGGCCAACGATTTACTGAACGAAAATGCATTGAAAGAAATGGGTGCAATATTTGACAATCTAAGCGTTTATCTCTACAAGGAAAAACAGACTAATGAAAATGATCAGAATGTAGAGAATAAGGACAGCGATGTAGTAAATGGTTATTTCGAACAGCTATTGGAGAAGATAGAGGGATACCTAACTGCAAGTGAAAATTCTAGCCAAGAATTCGTCAAGATTCTGTCTATGAAGGCCTCACTGTTGTATGAGAAAGCGAAAATGAGACTTTTGCGCGAATCATGTACTGATGCGCTCCAAACTTTGCAATCTACTCTTAAATTGATTGAAGATTATGCTGATCATGATTATATAATATTTCTATATTTAAGGATTGTTAATCATGTATCTTACCTTTTGTCGAAAGATGGGAAGCTGGAAGAAGCAAGAACGCTTTTGGAAACTATCCTATATAAAGAATATAGTCCAGATATTGTTGTTTACAG TACCGAAGATTTGTTCAAGGTGGACGAACCAGACCCAATGTTATGCAGACTAAAATTCAATAAGCTTATGCTCAATAATATTCAAATGTTGGGTTGGATATATGGGAAGTTGGGTTTTCAAGACCTACACGCATTCATGGAACATTTATATCTACAGAAACAGTTAGAtatcgatgatttgaacataataAATTGGACTTCTAAATGCTGTCGCTTGGTTATCATTTACCTGACCACCAATAATTGGATTTATGCGAG ATATTATTTAGCTTCAGTTGGAGCATTGCTGGCTCAAAAAACCACCGACTCCAAACTGACCATTGAGCCTCAAGCTAAAGTCAGCCTAAGTAAAGCGTGGATCCACTATGGACTACATTTGTTCAGTGCCAGCAAGAAGAAACTGTTGGAAAAGATGTACGACAAtg aAAACGATGCCACGGATATAGAAGAAAAACCCCCATTCCAAGTATTGGAACAGCACAAGTTCCGTGGTTTACAAGTTACGATACCGAACATACCTGCCAATTACATAACAAACACACAAGATGCCAGGACTCTCTTCGTTCATACCCAGAACTGGTTGAAACACATACGTACATTTTATACGTTGAGGGATTATCCCCTGCAATACGTCAACGCAGTATTAGATTTAAGCGAATTGTACAGATTTTTGGCATTTTACGAAACAGATCTCGAGTCTCAGTATAACGTCCAAAAGAGAAGATCCGAGACGCTTGAAGCACTCAGTACTCTATTAAGAGAAGTGAGACCAAGCTGTTACACAGCTGTGAGCATTGAACTGTGGAGAGAATTGGCCGAAGTACAAATCGAGATGATGGGGATCAATTTGAAAAGGTTATACACATTCGAAT GCGAGCAAGAAACGGTTGGAAATATAAAGAAGAGGATAGAAGCAGTATCCGAAGTTCATGATAAGCTTGAATCAATTGGAGATACAATCCTTACAGTTCAGCCCAATGAAACAGAAGTTGAGAACCAAGAATTGAACTTATCATCTGGAGAATCCTGCCAATGA
- the LOC123684178 gene encoding uncharacterized protein LOC123684178 isoform X4 translates to MNCSILRNSAIFILALISKEVYGCICPTCYHGILDLCCNRKVENDLIEKKAEQSFFPAYVDILKCVLCVTVSSTKSIFNNFVKRTNLIFTTGKICKYKPPPSLFETLAIWTGALKEDGNEDEIWVSQKLFMLASTIIFSVINAIFTPRTKLGFKISENCGIRKV, encoded by the exons ATGAATTGTTCCATCTTGAGAAATAGTGCAATATTTATTTTAGCCCTTATTTCAAAAGAAGTATATGGTTGTATTTGTCCAACATGTTATCACGGTA TTTTAGACCTTTGTTGTAACAGAAAAGTGGAAAATGacttaatagaaaaaaaagcAGAGCAGTCATTCTTTCCAGCCTATGTAGATATTCTTAAATGTGTACTATGTGTGACAGTTTCTTCCACCAAatctattttcaataatttcgtaAAA AGGACAAATCTTATTTTCACGACTGGAAAGATATGCAAATATAAACCTCCTCCATCATTATTCGAAACGTTGGCAATATGGACTGGAGCATTGAAAGAAGACGGGAATGAGGATGAAATCTGGGTTTCTCAGAAACTTTTTATGCTGGCATCTACTATCATTTTCTCAGTAATCA ATGCTATTTTTACACCACGGACAAAATTGGGTTTCAAAATTAGtgaaaattgtggaattcggaAAGTATAG
- the LOC123684176 gene encoding ankyrin repeat and LEM domain-containing protein 2 homolog: MESVYKNEEENIQRGNELVDVENPIYYGVYIPNEFETNNVDPNVYQNKSMVFQLLKQNKKARFKGFNLYHEAVDFSLNGIDNCNISIIDYVSEKKSSMESSQLIGEKQSPFKGPKPQELIVLRKAIEKGDTDRVHHIVWKNPRYLISNGDTPSILQEGSRYNALHIAAKAKNSKMTELLLNTVTNVEFVKLLYGDDNEDNAKDRAKVFVDLYLNTPDKALNETPLHFAVKFGAVDVVEVLVSYPQCDKTVKNKYGQIPAKIICDRLEGPNKKLRERIEQLLEDTYYVPVLRAEDNSLPPKIGDPFSPVNPPVFNAHPSSPRLEIQAYAGPMNKEGAERFRKVWRTPPRSLNFNTPTKNMNHSLDSVASLKYKDPLKGLELVGKTLATQYDISWKEYWPFLNSFIDITSEEGLILFENYLKDRVLDTSISVASVNLENSVFEKSKAELSSISELCHAFQAIQLNSSCSLTSFQDELDSKIARSFSPFLGLERACQVFATRFSNNIFNNKDKNLINILDTEIKQLEVVILSYMNDSRFSDIDFSCVHCRLSYLIAQKLNSKFDGEKAISKKIQSLIKTCSQSFDCFSSDDESGNFKDSVPIRNGTSIRKQLLCLSHSILDHLNQSFKLYCDDLTEQDCVKIWSNLTSCPCVLYPRNSRRNSNLQRSSSRRYNTEIAPGSMRKLFPTDEDEDILNESFFTPNTTPDLSDDEDEEDNFDDANSSNDYDVYIDGKFPSKSDGAVFNALLYSGCAIEKEKYPNIYSWKHNVSQFTEEQRKSWRHKKLSDQFSPSPPSRTSTPLKSVLTSTPTKSWMRITGLNSPKRLKQSSLFNGI, encoded by the exons ATGGAATCTGTTTACAAAAATGAGGAGGAAAATATCCAAAGAGGAAATGAGCTTGTAGATGTAGAAAATCCTATATATTATGGAGTTTACATTCCTAATGAATTCGAAACAAATAATGTTGATCCAAATGTTTACCAAAACAAAAGTATGGTGTTTCAACttttaaaacaaaataaaaaagctAGATTCAAAGGTTTTAATTTATATCATGAGGCAGTTGATTTTTCTCTCAATGGAATTGATAATTGCAATATTTCTATTATCGATtatgtttctgaaaaaaaatcttcgatggAATCATCACAACTAATAGGAGAAAAGCAGAGTCCTTTCAAAGGTCCTAAGCCTCAAGAATTAATTGTGTTAAGAAAGGCAATTGAAAAAGGAGATACTGATAGAGTTCATCACATTGTTTGGAAAAATCCAAGGTACCTCATTAGTAATGGTGACACACCTTCGATTTTACAG GAGGGATCTAGGTATAATGCTCTTCATATCGCAGCTAAGGCAAAAAACAGTAAAATGACAGAACTTTTATTGAATACTGTAACAAATGTTGAAtttgtaaaattattatatgGTGATGACAATGAAGATAATGCAAAAGATAGAGCTAAAGTGTTTGttgatttatatttaaataCTCCAGATAAAGCATTAAACGAGACACCATTGCATTTTGCGGTAAAATTTGGAGCTGTGGACGTTGTTGAGGTATTAGTTTCATACCCTCAATGTGATAAAacagtaaaaaataaatatggtcAAATTCCTGCAAAG ATAATCTGTGATAGGTTAGAAGGTCCAAATAAAAAGCTCAGAGAAAGAATTGAACAGCTTCTTGAAGACACTTACTATGTACCAGTACTACGAGCTGAAGATAATAGTCTACCGCCTAAAATAGGAGATCCATTTTCACCAGTAAATCCTCCAGTGTTTAATGCTCATCCTTCCAGTCCTAGACTTGAAATTCAAGCATATGCAGGACCTATGAATAAAGAAGGAGCAGAACGTTTTCGCAAAGTGTGGAGAACACCTCCTAGATCTCTAAATTTTAACACACCGACGAAAAATATGAATCATTCTTTGGACAGTGTAGCTTCGTTGAAATACAAAGATCCATTGAAGGGCCTTGAACTTGTTGGAAAGACGTTGGCTACACAATACGACATTTCTTGGAAAGAATATTGGCCCTTTTTGAATAGTTTTATTGATATTACTTCTGAAGAAGGATTGATTTTATTTGAGAACTACTTGAAGGATCGTGTCTTAGATACATCGATTTCTGTAGCTTCAGTTAATTTGGAGAATAGTGTATTTGAAAAGAGTAAAGCAGAGTTGAGTTCCATTTCTGAGTTATGTCACGCATTTCAAGCTATCCAGCTCAATTCCAGTTGTTCGCTTACTAGTTTTCAAGACGAGCTAGATTCTAAAATTGCTAGATCTTTCAGTCCGTTCTTGGGATTAGAAAGAGCATGTCAAGTTTTTGCtacaaggttttccaataacattttcaataataaagataaaaatctCATTAATATTTTAGATACTGAAATCAAACAACTCGAAGTAGTTATTCTAAGTTATATGAATGACAGTAGATTTTCTGATATAGATTTTAGTTGCGTGCATTGCAGATTATCGTATCTAATCGCTCAAAAACTAAATTCTAAGTTTGACGGAGAAAAAGCAATaagtaaaaaaattcaatcattgaTAAAAACTTGTTCTCAATCATTCGATTGTTTTTCATCGGACGACGAAAGTGGCAACTTCAAAGATTCAGTTCCCATTAGAAATGGCACTTCTATCAGAAAGCAACTCTTGTGTCTTTCGCATTCTATTCTCGATCATTTGAATCAAAGTTTTAAATTGTATTGTGATGATTTAACGGAACAAGACTGTGTCAAAATTTGGTCTAACTTAACTTCATGTCCGTGTGTTTTATATCCCAGGAATTCGAGAAGAAATTCCAATTTACAGAGAAGCAGTTCAAGGAGGTATAATACAGAAATTGCACCTGGCAGCATGAGAAAACTCTTCCCAACAGATGAAG ATGAAGATATTCtaaatgaatcatttttcacGCCAAATACGACTCCCGATTTGTCTGATGATGAGGACGAGGAAGATAATTTTGATGATGCGAATAGTAGTAATGATTATGACGTTTATATTGACGG AAAATTTCCTTCCAAGTCTGATGGTGCTGTTTTTAATGCATTATTATACTCCGGCTGTGCTATCGAGAAAGAAAAATATCCCAATATTTATTCGTGGAAACATAATGTATCTCAGTTTACGGAGGAACAGAGGAAAAG TTGGAGACACAAGAAGCTATCAGATCAATTTTCTCCTTCACCGCCAAGCCGTACATCTACTCCTTTGAAGTCGGTTTTGACCAGTACACCTACAAAATCTTGGATGAGAATAACAGGTCTGAATTCTCCAAAACGATTGAAGCAGTCGTCACTTTTTAACGGTATTTGA
- the LOC123684175 gene encoding 26S proteasome non-ATPase regulatory subunit 10-like, with product MSQQTSIFESAHKGDFDVVRNKLEEDPTLLNKQDENKRILLHWACVGGNVKLVTHLIELGSPVDALDDTDNSPLILSSSAGHYEVVCLLIKNRCNVNQKTSGGHSALQYAASKGWLEICRKLLENQADINIADVRSATPLHRAASKGNTNIVEFLLTFEDLDVDPRDSYGNTPLHLACEEDRQREAKLLVDHGASLDVRNAEKKTPLDFCSRALFRLLTNK from the exons ATGTCTCAACAAACTTCCATTTTTGAGTCAGCTCATAAGGGTGACTTTGATGTTGTCAGAAATAAGTTGGAGGAGGATCCAACTTTATTAAATAAGCAAGATGAG AATAAAAGAATACTTCTCCATTGGGCTTGTGTTGgaggaaatgtgaaattagtaACACATCTAATTGAATTGGGATCTCCAGTTGATGCCTTAGATGATACTGATAACTCACCACTTATTCTTTCCAGTTCAGCAGGGCATTATGAAGTGGTTTGTCTACTTATAAAAAACCGATGTAATGTAAATCAAAAAACTTCTGGTGGTCATTCAGCTCTTCAATATGCAGCTTCTAAAGGATGGCTCGAG ATTTGCAGAAAACTACTTGAAAACCAAGCAGACATAAATATTGCAGATGTCAGAAGTGCAACGCCTTTACACAGGGCTGCTTCAAAAGGAAACACAAACATAGTTGAATTTTTACTTACCTTTGAGGATCTTGATGTTGATCCGAGAGATTCATATGGTAATACACCTTTGCATTTAGCATGCGAAGAAGACAGACAGAGAGAAGCCAAGTTATTAGTAGATCATGGGGCAAGCTTGGATGTTAGAAATGCAGAGAAAAAAACTCCTCTTGACTTTTGTTCAAGAGCATTGTTTAGATTACTAACAAATAAATGA